A region of Argentina anserina chromosome 5, drPotAnse1.1, whole genome shotgun sequence DNA encodes the following proteins:
- the LOC126795971 gene encoding transcription factor MYB3-like gives MRKPCREKMTEMTKGAWSIEEDKKLIDYIQKHGEGCWNSLPKAAGLRRCGKSCRLRWINYLRPDLKRGSFGEDEEDLIIRLHTLLGNRWSLIAGRLPGRTDNEIKNYWNSHLKKKLLNMSTLHPNKPREINRPPNNKLGKDFNDMDDEVSSADYAGIGVSSCLGPELNLDLTLSIIS, from the exons ATGAGGAAGCCCTGCCGCGAGAAGATGACAGAGATGACTAAAGGAGCGTGGTCTATCGAAGAAGATAAGAAACTCATTGACTACATCCAAAAACATGGCGAAGGTTGCTGGAATTCTCTTCCGAAGGCtgcag GGCTGCGTCGTTGCGGTAAGAGTTGTCGACTGAGATGGATAAACTATCTCCGACCAGATCTTAAACGAGGAAGCTTTGGCGAAGATGAAGAGGATCTCATCATCAGGCTTCATACCCTACTTGGGAATAG GTGGTCGCTAATAGCTGGAAGATTGCCTGGAAGGACAGATAACGAGATCAAGAACTACTGGAACTCTCATTTAAAGAAAAAGTTACTGAACATGAGCACTCTTCATCCAAATAAGCCCCGTGAGATCAACCGTCCACCTAATAACAAACTTGGCAAGGACTTCAATGACATGGACGATGAGGTCTCATCAGCCGATTATGCAGGCATTGGAGTTAGCAGCTGTTTGGGGCCTGAGTTGAATCTCGACCTCACTCTAAGCATCATATCATGA
- the LOC126795949 gene encoding actin-interacting protein 1-2, which produces MPQLTEAYACVPSTERGRGILISGDPKSNRLLYTNGRSVILMNLNNPLDVAVYAEHAYPATVARFSPNGEWIASADVSGTVRIWGTHNEFVLKNEFKVLSGRIDDLQWSADGLRIVACGDGKGKSLVRAFMWDSGSTVGDFDGHSKRVLSCVFKPTRPFRIVTCGEDFLVNFYEGPPFKFKQSHRDHSNFVNCVRYSPDGSKFITVSSDKKGLIFDGKTAEKIGELLSEDGHKGSIYALSWSPDGKQILTVSADKTAKIWDICEDGNGKVHKTLTCPGSGGVDDMLVGGLWQNDHIVAVSLGGMISIFSASDLDKAPLSLFGHMKNVTSLSVVKNDPKVILSTSYDGLIVKWIQGVGYSGKLQWKETSQIKCFAAVQEEIISSGFDNTVWRVPLDGDQCGDAESVDVGSQPKDISHALQCPELVLVSIDSGAVLLRGGKVVSTINLGFTVTASAIAPDGSEAIIGGQDGKLHLYSIAGDTLTEEAVLEKHRGAISVIRYSPDVSMIASGDLNREAVIWDRATREVKLKNMLYHTARINCLAWSPDNSMVATGSLDTCVIIYEVDKPASSRVTIKGAHLGGVYGIAFTDEHTVVSSGEDAFVRVWKLTPQ; this is translated from the exons ATGCCCCAACTCACCGAGGCCTACGCCTGCGTGCCGTCGACGGAGCGCGGCCGGGGCATCCTGATCTCCGGCGACCCCAAATCCAACAGGCTCCTCTACACCAATGGCAGATCCGTGATCCTCATGAACCTCAACAACCCCCTCGACGTCGCCGTCTACGCCGAGCACGCCTACCCGGCCACCGTCGCCAGATTCTCCCCCAACGGCGAGTGGATCGCctccgccgacgtctccggcaCCGTCAGGATCTGGGGGACCCACAACGAGTTCGTCCTCAAGAACGAGTTCAAGGTCCTCTCCGGCCGGATCGACGACCTCCAGTGGTCCGCCGACGGCCTGAGAATCGTCGCGTGCGGCGACGGCAAAGGCAAGTCCCTCGTCCGCGCCTTCAT GTGGGATTCAGGGTCGACTGTGGGAGACTTTGATGGGCACTCGAAGCGGGTTTTGAGCTGCGTGTTTAAGCCCACCAGACCCTTCCGCATTGTCACGTGCGGTGAGGATTTCCTCGTCAATTTCTATGAAGGGCCACCCTTCAAATTCAAGCAGTCTCACAG GGATCACTCGAATTTCGTCAACTGTGTGAGGTACTCCCCGGATGGGAGTAAGTTCATTACTGTAAGCTCAGATAAGAAGGGGCTTATTTTCGATGGTAAGACTGCTGAGAAGATCGGTGAGCTTTTGTCGGAAGATGGCCATAAGGGCAGCATTTATGCTCTTAGTTGGAGTCCTGATGGCAAACAG ATTCTGACTGTGTCTGCTGACAAGACGGCAAAAATATGGGATATATGCGAGGATGGTAACGGGAAGGTGCATAAAACGTTGACATGTCCGGGATCAGGTGGAGTTGATGATATGCTTGTTGGTGGACTATGGCAGAATGATCATATAGTTGCAGTCTCACTTGGAGGCATGATTAGTATATTCTCAGCTAGTGACCTTGATAAAGCCCCGTTATCACTGTTTGGACACATGAAGAATGTTACTTCATTGTCTGTTGTAAAGAATGACCCTAAAGTTATATTGTCTACCAGCTATGATGGTCTGATTGTGAAATGGATTCAAGGTGTTGGATATAGTGGAAAATTACAATGGAAGGAGActtcacaaataaaatgtttTGCAGCTGTGCAAGAAGAAATTATTTCATCTGGATTTGACAATACG GTGTGGAGAGTTCCCTTAGATGGTGATCAATGTGGAGATGCAGAATCTGTTGATGTTGGTAGTCAGCCAAAGGACATAAGCCATGCCCTTCAGTGTCctgaacttgttttggtttcaATTGATTCAGGAGCTGTCTTGCTTCGGGGTGGCAAAGTAGTGTCAACTATAAACCTCGGGTTTACTGTCACAGCATCTGCTATTGCACCAGATGGTAGTGAAGCTATCATTGGTGGGCAGGATGGCAAACTGCATTTATATTCTATAGCAGGCGATACACTTACGGAAGAGGCTGTATTAGAGAAACATCGGGGTGCCATTAGTGTCATACGTTACTCACCAGATGTTTCAATGATTGCATCAGGAGATTTGAACCGAGAAGCTGTCATCTGGGATCGTGCCACCCGAGAG GTCAAGCTTAAAAACATGTTGTACCATACTGCTCGAATAAACTGCCTTGCTTGGTCTCCCGATAACAGCATGGTCGCTACTGGATCACTTGACACATGTGTCATTATATATGAAGTTGACAAGCCTGCATCGAGCCGTGTTACCATCAAGGGTGCTCATTTGGGCGGGGTATATGGGATAGCTTTTACAGACGAGCACACAGTGGTAAGCTCTGGTGAGGATGCATTTGTTCGTGTTTGGAAGTTGACTCCGCAATAG
- the LOC126795965 gene encoding uncharacterized protein LOC126795965, translating into MDKVEEEVEKVKEEWNDTYNNVVDLIKAIENYGKSPDSASATEMETTATAKKESLPRLKGLTQDGLSLLSSLQFKLDLFAPQLPTDDQVQSAKALLESWKNRSHSLRLSMRNANLKANENIRKAAQKERELLLGGGGESTARRRNLQTKAGMTSAAESITESLRRTRQLMVQEVERSTGTLMTFEESTGVLRKAESEYKGHWSLFMRTRNLLSTMQRQDVIDRVIIAVGFFLFTCAVLYVVSKRIGILTLQRKVTAAYKAGMVGKELRPGAVGNGANHPPVHDNAVHKIEDPLERLMHDEL; encoded by the exons ATGGAcaaggtggaggaggaggtggagaaGGTGAAGGAGGAATGGAACGACACCTACAACAATGTCGTAGATTTGATCAAGGCCATCGAGAACTACGGCAAGTCACCTGATTCTGCTTCCGCTACGGAAATGGAGACGACGGCGACGGCGAAGAAGGAGTCGCTGCCGAGATTGAAGGGGCTCACACAAGACGGCTTGTCGTTGCTGAGTTCTCTCCAGTTCAAGCTCGATCTCTTCGCTCCTCAGTTGCCGACCGACGATCAGGTCCAGTCCGCCAAGGCCTTGCTCGAGTCATGGAAAAACCGATCCCACAG TTTGAGGTTGAGTATGAGGAATGCGAATTTGAAAGCGAATGAGAATATTAGGAAAGCTGCTCAGAAAGAG AGGGAACTTCTACTGGGAGGTGGAGGAGAGTCCACAGCTCGCAGGCGAAACTTGCA GACAAAGGCTGGCATGACATCCGCAGCGGAGAGCATCACAGAGAGCCTTAGGCGGACTCGTCAACTTATGGTTCAG GAGGTGGAAAGAAGCACAGGCACACTCATGACTTTCG AGGAATCTACTGGAGTACTAAGGAAAGCTGAGAGTGAATATAAAGGACACTGGAGTTTGTTTATGCGCACTAGAAACCTGCTATCCACAATGCAACGCCAAGATGTCATTGACAG GGTGATAATTGCAGTGGGATTTTTCCTGTTTACATGTGCTGTTCTTTATGTCGTATCGAAGCGCATTGGTATACTGACGTTGCAGAGGAAGGTCACAGCTGCTTACAAGGCCGGAATGGTTGGTAAAGAACTCCGGCCTGGAGCTGTTGGCAACGGTGCGAATCATCCCCCAGTCCATGACAATGCAGTTCATAAAATCGAGGACCCTTTAGAAAGATTAATGCATGATGAGCTATGA
- the LOC126795953 gene encoding beta-glucosidase 44-like produces the protein MRTSPVLVLFLLSLVVVIQDVAGAAEHNEVPFSQAEGGLRAGFPKGFVFGTATSAYQVEGMANKEGRGPSIWDTFVKIPGIVANNATGDVTVDQYHRYKEDIDILANLNFDAYRFSISWSRIFPDGTGKVNWKGVAYYDRLINYLLKRGITPYANLYHYDLPLALEKKYLGLLSDRVVKDFADFADFCFKTYGDRVKNWMTFNEPRVVAALGYDNGFFAPGRCSKAYGNCTAGNSGTEPYIAAHHLILSHAAAVQRYRDKYQKTQKGKIGILLDFVWYEPLTRSKADRYAAQRARDFHVGWFIHPIVYGEYPKTIQNIVGNRLPKFTTEEVKMVKGSMDFVGINQYTAYYMYDPHQNKTKPNALGYQNDWNAGFAYEKNGVPIGPRAYSSWLYQVPWGLYKCLTYIKENYGNPPVILSENGMDNPGNQTLPKALHDTNRIHYYRSYLEQLKKAVDEGANVVGYFAWSLLDNFEWRLGYTSRFGIVYVDFTTLKRYPKMSAYWFKKLLAKKKQ, from the exons ATGAGAACTTCACCCGTGCTAGTGCTCTTCTTGCTTAGCCTTGTTGTTGTGATCCAGGACGTTGCCGGTGCAGCTGAGCACAATGAAGTTCCGTTCTCTCAGGCTGAGGGTGGACTGAGAGCTGGTTTTCCGAAAGGGTTTGTGTTCGGAACGGCGACGTCTGCTTATCAGGTGGAAGGCATGGCTAACAAGGAAGGTCGTGGACCTAGCATTTGGGATACCTTCGTTAAAATCCCAG GGATTGTTGCAAATAATGCTACTGGAGATGTTACAGTTGACCAATATCACCGTTACAAA GAAGATATTGATATCCTGGCAAACCTTAACTTTGATGCCTATCGGTTCTCAATATCATGGTCCAGAATATTTCCAG ATGGTACTGGGAAAGTGAATTGGAAAGGAGTGGCATACTACGATCGGCTAATTAACTACTTGCTTAAAAGAG GCATTACTCCCTATGCAAACTTATATCACTATGATCTTCCTCTTGCACTTGAGAAGAAGTATCTGGGATTGTTAAGTGACAGAGTTGT GAAAGATTTTGCGGACTTTGCGGATTTTTGCTTTAAGACATATGGAGACAGAGTTAAGAACTGGATGACATTCAATGAGCCTAGAGTGGTGGCTGCTCTTGGCTATGACAATGGATTCTTTGCTCCGGGAAGGTGCTCCAAAGCATATGGAAATTGCACGGCTGGGAATTCAGGAACTGAGCCTTACATTGCTGCACATCATCTGATTTTATCACATGCAGCTGCAGTTCAGAGATACCGCGATAAGTATCAG AAAACACAAAAGGGAAAGATTGGTATACTCTTGGATTTTGTTTGGTATGAGCCTCTTACCAGATCAAAGGCCGACAGATATGCAGCTCAAAGGGCAAGAGACTTTCATGTTGGATG GTTCATTCATCCAATTGTATACGGGGAGTATCCGAAAACAATCCAAAATATTGTTGGCAATAGACTACCAAAGTTTACGACAGAGGAGGTTAAGATGGTGAAGGGCTCAATGGATTTTGTAGGCATCAACCAGTATACAGCTTATTACATGTATGATCCacatcaaaacaaaacaaaaccaaatgcATTGGGATACCAAAATGACTGGAATGCAGGATTTGCTT ATGAGAAGAATGGAGTGCCTATCGGTCCTAGG GCATATTCTTCTTGGCTCTACCAAGTACCATGGGGTTTGTACAAGTGTTTGACGTATATAAAAGAGAATTATGGGAACCCCCCTGTGATTTTATCTGAAAATG GCATGGACAACCCTGGAAACCAGACGCTTCCGAAGGCATTGCACGACACCAATAGGATCCACTACTACAGAAGCTATCTGGAGCAACTGAAGAAGGCAGTTGATGAGGGAGCCAATGTGGTAGGCTACTTTGCTTGGTCATTGCTCGACAACTTCGAGTGGAGATTGGGTTACACCTCAAGGTTTGGCATAGTCTATGTTGACTTCACCACCCTCAAGAGATACCCAAAGATGTCTGCCTATTGGTTCAAGAAACTTCTTGCCAAAAAGAAGCAGTAG
- the LOC126795954 gene encoding beta-glucosidase 44-like, protein MRTTALLVLLLNLIGVIQYVAGAAEHNGASFPEVEGGLRAGFPKGFLFGTATSAYQVEGMANKDGRGPSIWDPFVKIPGNIANNDTADVTVDQYHRYKEDIDMMQNLNFDAYRFSISWSRIFPDGTGKVNWKGVAYYNRLINYLLKRGITPYANLYHYDLPLALEQKYLGLLSDQVVKDYADYAEFCFKTFGDRVKNWFTFNEPRVVAALGYDNGLNPPARCSKAYGNCTAGNSGTEPYIAAHHLILSHATAVQRYREKYQKTQKGKIGILLDFNWYEPLTGSKADRYAAQRARDFHVGWFIHPIVYGEYPKTIQNIVGSRLPKFTKEEVKMVKGSMDYVGINQYSAYYIYDPHQNKTKPNAFGYQNDWNAGFAFEKNGVPIGPRAYSSWLYQVPWGMYKCATYIKEHYGNPPVMISENGMDNPGNQTLQEASHDTNRINFYRSYLEQLKKAVDEGANVVGYFAWSLLDNFEWRLGYTSRFGIVYVDFTTLKRYPKMSASWFKKLLTKKKH, encoded by the exons ATGAGAACTACAGCATTGTTGGTCTTGTTGCTCAATCTTATTGGTGTGATCCAGTACGTTGCTGGTGCAGCAGAGCACAATGGAGCTTCGTTCCCTGAGGTCGAGGGTGGACTTAGAGCTGGTTTTCCGAAGGGGTTTCTGTTCGGAACAGCTACGTCTGCTTATCAAGTAGAAGGCATGGCCAACAAGGACGGTCGTGGACCTAGCATTTGGGATCCCTTTGTTAAAATCCCAG GAAATATTGCAAATAATGATACAGCAGATGTTACAGTGGACCAGTATCACCGTTACAAA GAAGACATTGATATGATGCAGAACTTAAATTTTGATGCGTATCGGTTCTCAATATCTTGGTCTAGAATCTTCCCAG ATGGTACTGGGAAAGTGAACTGGAAAGGAGTTGCATATTACAACCGGTTAATTAACTACTTGCTCAAAAGAG GCATTACTCCTTATGCAAATTTGTATCACTATGATCTTCCCCTCGCACTTGAACAAAAATATCTTGGATTGTTAAGTGACCAAGTGGT TAAGGATTATGCGGATTACGCggaattttgcttcaagaCATTTGGAGATAGAGTCAAGAACTGGTTTACATTCAATGAGCCTAGAGTGGTGGCTGCTCTTGGCTATGACAATGGACTGAATCCTCCTGCACGGTGCTCCAAAGCTTATGGAAATTGCACAGCTGGGAACTCAGGAACTGAGCCTTACATTGCAGCACATCATTTGATTTTGTCACATGCAACTGCTGTTCAGAGATACCGGGAAAAGTATCAG AAAACACAGAAAGGGAAGATTGGTATTCTCTTGGATTTTAACTGGTATGAGCCACTTACCGGATCAAAGGCTGACAGATATGCAGCTCAAAGAGCAAGAGACTTCCATGTTGGATG GTTCATTCATCCGATTGTATACGGGGAGTATCCAAAAACAATCCAAAATATTGTTGGCAGTAGGCTACCAAAGTTTACGAAAGAGGAGGTTAAGATGGTGAAGGGCTCAATGGATTATGTAGGCATCAACCAGTACTCAGCTTATTACATATATGATCCACATCAGAACAAAACGAAACCAAATGCCTTCGGGTACCAAAATGACTGGAATGCAGGATTTGCTT TTGAGAAGAATGGAGTGCCTATCGGTCCTAGG GCGTATTCTTCTTGGCTCTACCAAGTACCATGGGGTATGTACAAGTGTGCAACGTACATAAAAGAGCATTATGGGAATCCGCCTGTGATGATATCCGAAAATG GCATGGATAACCCCGGAAACCAGACGCTTCAAGAGGCATCGCACGACACCAATAGGATCAACTTCTACAGAAGCTATTTGGAGCAACTGAAGAAGGCAGTCGATGAGGGAGCCAATGTGGTAGGATACTTTGCTTGGTCATTGCTCGACAACTTCGAATGGAGATTGGGTTACACCTCAAGGTTTGGCATAGTCTATGTTGACTTCACCACCCTCAAGAGATACCCAAAGATGTCTGCCTCCTGGTTCAAGAAACTTCTGACCAAAAAGAAGCATTAA